The nucleotide window ATGAAAATGTTCAGAAATGTGACATCTTTGTGAGAACTGACTAGATATCTTATTTTTGCCCAGCTTCTAGGTTTTTCAGAGCTGCTGTCTACTCCAGCATAAACAGTAGGAGCAAGGGCTCATTAGGAGTTAAAGTTCTGCCTAGCTATTCAGTTTTCATTGTTTCTTTCTATGGATGGACACAGTACGAAGTGCCATTATTTCTTCCTTGGTATTTCAGCTTAGTGGGAAAGTGTTTCCCTTGTATAGTGTTGTCTTTGCCAAGATTTCTACTAAGGATACAGACATTTTTTGGCCTGGTTTTCTACAGGTGCTGGTTATATCATGTTTTTTAGATAATCTTTCTCTTGTCTGCAGAAACATAGCAGGATTCCTCAGCCATGGTGAGAGTTGTGTGTTGTCTGTGCAATCTGAAGTATTTATTGCCTTACTCTGAGATACTGGTTTTAGAACTGCATAGCTGCAGGCAGATTTCagtctcttccttctctgtgaAAACTGGGTTGTCTCCCTGCATTCAGAGATCAAGAAGAGGCTTCTCTTGATAATGgaatatgactttttttttttttttttacacagaaTAATCTCCTCATCCTTATTCAGTAGCTTATTTTGATTTACAAATGCCTTAGCGTCATCACAGGCTGCTTGGAGTGGCCAGCATTATGCTACATGTATTATGTTTCGATTATGCTATATGTAGCTGTCACCCTCTAGTGTTGGTATCTATTGCAACAGGGTCATCAAGATTGATACAGGATTTAGAAACTATTGAATTAGCCTGGTAAGAAAGGAGGACGCTGGGGCACTTTGAGAAGGATAGATTTTATAGGGCACAAAGGCTTTTCCGTGTTTCTTCTGGAAGGCTGTTGTATCAGTAATGAGTGAAAACAACCAGTAAAATTCCCAGTAGATGGTCAGACCAAATGAAGTGGCAGtacaaggaaacaaaagaaatcaaagcCTCAGGTCTGCAGCTTAAGTCTCTGAAGCAGTAAACTTCATGCCCCCGACTTCCCACTAGTTAATGTGTGGCTGGATCAATGTCAGAGCAACAGACTTTCAGAGATTCTTCACTAATTTATACAACCACTATGTGATGAGACTTATTTAAACTTAGAACGCTTACAGAATCAGAAACGTTTGAAATACACTAGTAATTGTTGTTGAGAGGAATAGCATTAATTAATTGGAATCTTATTGTTAATATACAAAGTGAAATTCCTGCATTTacaccttttttcccttttttaagaaagaaagagCATTTTCTCCTGATCTGAAATGGAATTTGTCTGTTCTTGTGCCATTCCATAAGCATAGGTCATAGTCTAATGCATAAATTAGCTCTAAAGCAACTAGTAGGAATAGGTGAATTTGTGACTATattacagaatcccagaatcccagaatgacTGACTGGGTAAGGTTAAAAGGGAGCTCTGGAAGTCATCTAGttcaacctccctgctcaagcaggttCCCCTAGAGCACATTTCTCAGGACTGTGTCCAGATGGTTATATAATTGGTGAAAAGAGAAGTAAGATCTTGGAGATATCCATGAAATTATTAGTTTAcaatctttatttaaaattgcattttttgcattttattaaaatacttatttttgaaATCCAAGAGTGGCTTTCTAAAGAGGCTTGTGAACACTGGGTATTGCAAATATTCAGTATTGCTTTTTATATCACAGTAGGGGAGTGTATGACattgaaaaaacccaaacattatATACTCAGAGAAGTACTGCTGCGTGTTTTGTTGCACAGTTTTTAACATCCTTTACATTATATGGCATTCCTGTGTTCTTAAATGCATGTAGGACTGGGTAGAAGTGTTGGTTATTAGTATCTGTTATTTCAAGAAAAGTAAAGTACTTATTAAGGCGTTAGTAACAGTTGTGTTTACAGAAATCTAGTATTAAAAATAGTACTAATAGTAATAAATAAGATGCAGCTAAGAGACATCTCTAGTTCTTAATATGacattttttcattatgttAGCTAGTATTTAAATTCAGCTAAAGATGCATGAAGAGATtgtaattcttattttttaatttgtaagaGGAGATATTCTACTCTGAAATAATAAACAGTAATTATGTtttagaattaatttatttatgtaaaaCTTAAATTTACTTCTATAAACAAGCATTCATTCTAATAGGAATTATTTTAGCATCATGGAATTTACCTGAAATCTATGCGCTGAGGTGGTGTCCTGAATAGACCAAGATGTTTGGGTGAACAAAGTTGCTTTCTTGATTTTATTCTGAGTGTCAATTAAACAGGGATACTTCTTTCTGTTGCATCTTAACAAATGAGAGTGTGATATTCATAGTAATGAATGTACTGTACATAGTAATGAATGTGATTCTGAGGAGATACTTTTTAATTTGGCATGTTGAATAAAGTAATACATTTTGTAGTTACTGGCTTGTTTGCAGTGACATTCATTAATAAATAGGGATGGATGCCTCCTGAAGGATGCTGTTTACTCTCTGACAAAGTCCACATCAGATAAATTCTGATGTGGACTTTGTTGCTCTTTCCTCCCCATTTAAAAGAGATACAATGGAGTTTGTAACCAAATTGTATAATAAAGTAGATGAGGAAGCCCATGGACTGTTGCTCTTGTCCAATAAATGCCTTTGGCAGCTGGGGAGTCTTGGAGAAGCATGAAAATCGGAGGAAGTTATGACCAGGTCATCATTACTTTTAAGGAAATTATTAAACAAACTACAGTCTTAAacatctttttctctgtttaaatAGCTGGATTTATCTGACATTACATATATCACTGTTTATCATATAGTGCTGCTCAGAGACAATTATGTGTGCAGCACTATTAATATGAGCAATTTATGAGCTTGCAAAACAAATTATTGTCATCAGGTCAATGTGTCAAGCTGGCCCAATTCAGTTGTAATATAAGGAGGTAGAATTTCTTAAGAGAGAAATATATGAAGTATATTAACTTACTTCAACAAACCATCTAATTTCTATGCACTATGTCTGTGCACTATGCACTATGTCTGTGAATAGCCTATGTTTGATTTGCTGAATGGGGAGACacattttttttgcatttttatgcaGATAAAACTGTAGTTTGTAAATGAGCAAGAGAAATATCTTGTTGAATATTTTGTTGAAGGAGGACTTTGATTGGAGGAAGTGAGAAAGCTGCAAGATTTCCAGATTTTGATTGACAAGGCAAAGGTGATGTTCTCTTTCCTTCTACACCCACCCAAATCCAGACTAAAAAACTCAGTACAACAGAacactattttaaaaactaGATGCACAAAAatatggtttgtttttttttctctttctcccctAACATCAAAATTACAAGAAAGGAGTGCAACCAGTGCCAGATGATTGTTCATTaaatatggaagaaaaagaTCAAATCTTTAACATATACCTGATTAATACCTGAGTAACATAATCATTCTGACAGAGAGGAGGAAGgctgagctgaaaaaaaacagtCAATTTGTATGAGTGACTGTGTGGTACttaattgctctttttttttttttttttttttaataattaattgcatTTTGTAGTGAAAAGCATTATTTTACTTAATTCTCATGTAAAATAGTTGCTATGATGTTCATGTTATGCTCTGTAAAATCTattcatttttttcaatcaTTAGCATTACTTTACCTGCCCAACTATGCCTTTCATAATAAAATAACTTCATTAGATCTTTGTAGATGTAGCTGATGTAAAATTTCATCCACACAGATCAGATTCTAAGACCACAAATGTCATGGacttttcaaatttttcatGATAGCTTGGCAAGTCAGAAATTTTCTGTATAAAATAGCAGAGTTCTGAAGCTTCACAATAAACACTCTTAGGAAAGAGATAAACAATATTACTTATTTACTTGTATATGTAGGCCTAATTTGGTCTCAGGGCTATTACCCTTGTTCTCAGAGTTGTGTTATGTCATGGCTTATTGCAGTATATGTTCCCTGATGTCGTGTTTATCACCTTTGGTGCCTGGGCTGAGGTCATAATTTTGTTGTTCTCTGTATTAATAGCCTGTGAGGCGATAGAACCACTGGTCATGAGCCTAATCCTGACTGCCTTCTTGGCACTGCAACACCTCTGGACCTCGGGAGCCATCTGGTGGGAACTATTAACAATCACACCTATATTATCCCACGTTGCTTCTTTTGGCTAATTACAGTGGCATTtggaaactttaaaaaaatttgaatacCCTTGGGATGTTGAAACCAGCATGGTCCTATTGCTAGGAGCTGTGAAAGTGGTTCAGGTCTTGTTTAGAGGTGGGGTTTTCATTTTAtcttttggtttggtttggttttaattgtatttttttttcctttttactttatttcaattaataaactgttcttatctcaacccatgggttttgcaattttcttttccatcctcTGGGGAGTggggagtgagtgagcagcCACATGGGAGTTAGTTGCCATCTGGATTTAAACCACAACACAAGGTTAGAAAGACTGCTGAAGCTGGATAGTTTTTCATGTAGAAATGCCTAGATAAAGATGTAAGGGTTCCTAGACAGGTAAATACTAAAGTCTAGACTCCAGGTCAGGTCTCtccagaggagaaagagaataTTTGTCTGCATATTTGCTGCATATTTGCTGCGGGTGCACTGGTTGCCACAATGTCATTGGTTGAGACAGTCCTTGTCTCAATAtggacccctgagggacaccacttcTCACTGATCTCCATTCAGCTCTTGACCAATACTTTCTGGATACAGCTGTTCAGCCAATTCCTTATGCACCAAACATCCACAcatcaaatccatctctctACAATTAAAAGAGAAGGGTTTTGTCAGGGACCATGTCAAAGGCCTTACACAAGTCCTGACAAATGACAGCTACAGcccttcccttttccactgATGGAGTCACTGCATCATGACTGAAGTCCACTAGGTTGGTCAGGCAGGACTTGCCCTTGGTGAAGCTGTGCTGGTTGTCCCAAATCAGCTCCCTGTTTTCCACGGTCCAGGATCTTCCCAGGCATAGAAGTGAGGCTGACAGGCCAGTAGCTCCCACAGTCATTTTCTCTACCCTTCTTAAAGATGGGTACAATGCTTCCCCTTCTCTAGTCACCTGGGACTTCACCTGACTGGCATGAATTTTCAAGTATTAAGACAAGTAGCTTGTCAACTGCATCAGCCAATTCCCTCAGGAGTCTGGCATTCATCTCATCAGGTTCTATGGATTTCTGGATATTCAGGTTCCTTAGGTGGTCACAAGCCCAATCTTTTACAGTGGGAGGAATTTTGCTCCCCCAGTCCCTGCATTGAGAGGTGTGGGGAGAGAGATTTGTCAGTGGGGACTGAGGCAAAACACTTGGACCTCAGCCTTTTCTTAGTTTGTTATTTTCAGTTTCCCAGTTGTGTTTATCAGAGGAGTATACTTTCTTTGACCTCTTTTTTGGCTGAAATACCGATAGAATCTTTTCTTactgttctttccctttccagGTTCAGCTCCAGCCAAGCCTTGGCCTTTCTGACCCCATCCCTACACAACCAGGCAGCATTCCTATtgctgtattttaataaaaatctggGACAATAGTAGAGTACTTTATCTTAGAACTTTTGGACCACTAGGTCCAAATATACCAGGTAAGCAGATAAAGAGGTCCAAATGTCCTGGACTGGGAAATAAAGAGGCCCAGATGTACTAAGTAAATAGATAAAAACTTTATGACTAGCTTATTCCATTTCAAAAGGCAATAAAACTAAACCGACAAAAGTTTCAATCAATTTGTACATTTTTCTTGTCATACAGGGATCAGTTATATGTGGCcattttcagcatttattaATTTGCACAAAATACTGTAATACTTACATCATTATCATCTGATACACATGAAGTGGAGTtgaaaaacaagggaaaataCTTAATACCTTGTCAAGTTCTATCTATTTCACCCTGTTTTCTACCACTCATCTATTTGAaggtaaaattaaaacaatacaaaccaaaagtctgaaaaaataaaaagcttccTCAGAATGACACAATCTAATGAAGATGTCCCTTCCCTGTAATTTATAGaaaatttaggatttttcttttgctttcaataaaatatttaaatattccaTAAGGAGTTTACTTGAAAAGGAAACTTTGAAGTGTGCTGTGATTTTTTCACAGCAAAACAGATGTGGAATTATCTGGAAAAGCAGGATCAGTGCAGCTTGAAGGAAGTCTCCATCCCACTGGCTGCCCTAGCAAAACACATGAGAGGTAAAGGAGGTGTCCATCATTGCTTCCCCTGGGAGTAAGTGCCATATTGAAAGAAGCATCATCTCTACTCTTGTGATAGTGGGTGACAGAGATTTTTCTCCTATCCTGGATAGATTTTGAATGTTTTCCCATTCAGTATCACAATGGAGCTATCATTTCTTAAataataggaaagaaaagaccACCTGTTTCTCAAAGCAAGAGCACTAAGATGCTTGCCAGGGAAGTTATGAGAGAATTTTAACAGTGCTCTATTTTGTTCAGCTTGTCTTGTCATCAGCCTTCAGTCTCCTACCTCAAGCAAGTGTCCTGGTCACAAGGCTCTGAGCTCTTCCAGAGtcttttgtcttttccactgcagcagctgtaTCAACTGTCCCTTGCTTTACATGAAGGGCAAAAGGGAGAGGTATTGTTGTAGTTCAATGACTGTAGTGCCTCAGTCTTTCCTTATGGCTGTAGTTTTTAGGAGAAGCTCAACAGTAACTCTGGGAAATCATCCCCATTGAAGTCAGCATGTGAATTCCCAGCATAgcatttttcatggaaaaaaagtGGAATGCAGATCATGTTATTTGTTTAAGTGGAACTCTGAGTGCTTTTTTGTATgacataaaaaaaatacagtaatatcTGTATGTTCATGTGCTGCACTGATCTTACTGTTCATGCTGGGTAGCAGTCTATATTTACTTGAGTTATCTTAGATATAAATATGAGGGATTAAAAGCTCTCTGACTAAAGATCTCACAGATGATTACTGCAGACTCGCAGTGTAGCTCTAAAATGGAAAGCAGCATGTGACTCTTCAATCTGGCTTCCCAGGCTCCCGcgagcagcaaacagcagttgcAGATAAAAATAGAAAGTCGTAAGCAATCAGGATCTTTAGTTAAATATAGAAGTCACTCTCCGTGACAGTAAGGAGTGCAGGACAAAAATGAAGTCTCTCCGATTCATTAGCGCCGAAGCATTAGTGTCAAATTCAGAGTTTGCCAGGAAGAGTCTCGGTGCTGTTGCTCATGATCTTTTTCCGCTTCTTTTTAAAGCCAGCTATTTACTGGAGCAAGGGGAAGTGATTCACGACTTGGTAGAAAACTGGCCACTTTTTGATTTTAACATGGGAAAACTATTGGGAGCTACTCTGGACTACGAGGAAGATCTGAGCTATAGAACATGCTCCGTGTGCTTGGAAAGCTGTCTGACAGGGCTGAGAGACTACGTGCTGAATCAGTCTTCTCCCTACATGAAAAAGTTGAAAGTGGTCGACCTGACAGGTATAAAAGATGTTGAAGTTCAGTTCTGTAAGTGCAAGAAGACAATGGGCAGGTGGGCCAGGACACAGCTGCTCTCTGAGCTTTGTTCAGCCCTCCCGGTTTACCTACAACAAGCACAGTGCAATCCACGTACCTTTGACGTCAGTATCAATGTACTAATTGACCTGTTTGTTACAGAGCGGAACTATGAGCTGGTTGTGCAGGCCCTATTGAAGAAATGCAGTTGTCCTCTGAAAATCTGCTGTGTGGCATTCAGATCTGACAACCTGACCTTGCAGAAATTCTTCTATATCATAAAGCTCGCTGATCCCTCCTTGTTGCGCAAACTGGAAATAGTTCATAATGTTCGCTTGGAAATGGAACACTTAGAAATGCTCTTCAACAGTATCCACTTCCCTCTGTTGATGTCCTTGACGTTGCCAGCACGAACATTTAATGTGCAGAGGTTCACAGCTACGGATGAACAGATGCTTACTAACATTGGAGAAAAGATGGGTGAGATGGCACAGCTCACTGAGCTGAATATGTCATTTTCTATACTCACTGGAAGAATACAGAAACTTCTCAGGTAATGTGGTCATCCTGCTTTCAGTCACACTATAAAAAAGAGCACTTTGTGACACCAGCAAGCTGAGATTAAGGGAAATGAGTAAAGTAAGCTAAGGGTGTGCGTGGGAAGGGGCAGTAGGAAGCCAGGAAAGATTATGTGTTGGGGAGAATTGGCAGCCAATGTATACCTAATACACTTTGAAAAACTGACAATTTTGATTAGTCTTCTAGGGTCCATCTGGTAAGAATATACTTTCAGCTACCACAGAAGAGACTGGTATACCCagacattttttatttgaacTTATATGTTAATCAGCTTGCATTGGCCTTTGGTGCAAGTCTTGAATTGCATTCAAAGTATCTTTTAGAGTATCTAGTGAATTTTTGTCCTCTAAATAACAGTCAGTATATACACTTTTCCGCTGATACTGTATTTTAAGGAGGGCAGGGGAATAGTTGATTTTCATTTGAGATTTTGATTTCAGTTATTTGTTGTGTCTCTTGGTGTCAAGACAAGAGAGATTTGATGGTTTTTTTGTACTACAAATTAAGCTGATATGTGCATATTCGTTATGAGTTCCAGTGGGAAATTGACAATTTGCAAAAAGCTAGCAAACTACCAGTGAGCAGTACTCATATTGGAATGGGAAATAAGTTAATTGTAAGCTTTTCAGAGCATCTAAAAAAAATAGGCAGATAAAAGTTTCAACCAGACAAATGACCTTGGTCTAA belongs to Taeniopygia guttata chromosome 2, bTaeGut7.mat, whole genome shotgun sequence and includes:
- the LRRC14B gene encoding leucine-rich repeat-containing protein 14B isoform X1, with translation MKSLRFISAEALVSNSEFARKSLGAVAHDLFPLLFKASYLLEQGEVIHDLVENWPLFDFNMGKLLGATLDYEEDLSYRTCSVCLESCLTGLRDYVLNQSSPYMKKLKVVDLTGIKDVEVQFCKCKKTMGRWARTQLLSELCSALPVYLQQAQCNPRTFDVSINVLIDLFVTERNYELVVQALLKKCSCPLKICCVAFRSDNLTLQKFFYIIKLADPSLLRKLEIVHNVRLEMEHLEMLFNSIHFPLLMSLTLPARTFNVQRFTATDEQMLTNIGEKMGEMAQLTELNMSFSILTGRIQKLLSPLKTPLKMLDVSNCSLNHADMAFLASSFHANHLEALDLSGHNIIELYPSTFFKLLSHCSSVLRSLTLEECNIQDTHVNMLILGLSPCQKLQEFKFIGNPLSSQALKDLFTFLCELPMLKNVEFPVPRDCYPTGITYPIDDASVCRFDHQKYERVAEELNLILLQANREDVKASTPLFGSYDAAVQETNNELGAYLIKSFKETLEKFTSSFNKFS
- the LRRC14B gene encoding leucine-rich repeat-containing protein 14B isoform X2 yields the protein MKSLRFISAEALVSNSEFARKSLGAVAHDLFPLLFKASYLLEQGEVIHDLVENWPLFDFNMGKLLGATLDYEEDLSYRTCSVCLESCLTGLRDYVLNQSSPYMKKLKVVDLTERNYELVVQALLKKCSCPLKICCVAFRSDNLTLQKFFYIIKLADPSLLRKLEIVHNVRLEMEHLEMLFNSIHFPLLMSLTLPARTFNVQRFTATDEQMLTNIGEKMGEMAQLTELNMSFSILTGRIQKLLSPLKTPLKMLDVSNCSLNHADMAFLASSFHANHLEALDLSGHNIIELYPSTFFKLLSHCSSVLRSLTLEECNIQDTHVNMLILGLSPCQKLQEFKFIGNPLSSQALKDLFTFLCELPMLKNVEFPVPRDCYPTGITYPIDDASVCRFDHQKYERVAEELNLILLQANREDVKASTPLFGSYDAAVQETNNELGAYLIKSFKETLEKFTSSFNKFS